The genomic segment GTCACCCAGGTGTAGCGGGTGACGCCGCCGAGCTCTCGGGCGATGGTGGGCATGGCGGTGCCGACGATGGTCTGGTCGAGCGCGGCGAGGAACATCGCCGCCATGACGCCGAGGAAGGTGACCATCCTGGGGTCGAGGCGGCGGCCCGGGGTGGTCGGGGCGGTGCGCCGGGTGGCGATCACTGGTGTGCCTCCATGGTTGCCGCCTCGACGAGGCGCAGGCAGAGATGGCGGAGCTGGTCGCGCTCCTCGTCGTCGAAGCCCGCGAGCAGCCGCTCGCTGATCTGCACCTGGAGGGCGATGGCGGCCTGGTGCCGCCGCTCCCCCTCGGGGGTGAGCCGGGCGATGACCGCGCGGCGGTCGTGGGGGTCGGGCACCCGCTCCACCAGCCCGGCGGCCTCGAGGCCGTCGACGACGCCGGTGGTGGTGCGCGGGGTGACGTTGCAGGCCATGGCGATGACCCGCATCTGCGCGCCGGTGCCGCCGAGGTGGCGGATGATCCCGAGCGCCTTGACCTG from the Candidatus Dormiibacterota bacterium genome contains:
- a CDS encoding MarR family transcriptional regulator, which gives rise to MSHPTSDHPASAMLRYSLGKLEHDAAGRLYSPAIRERVARLGAAGPRTETLSAVAIADKTVSSLLERAFEQVGLSLAQVKALGIIRHLGGTGAQMRVIAMACNVTPRTTTGVVDGLEAAGLVERVPDPHDRRAVIARLTPEGERRHQAAIALQVQISERLLAGFDDEERDQLRHLCLRLVEAATMEAHQ